A genomic region of Pseudoxanthomonas suwonensis contains the following coding sequences:
- a CDS encoding YkgJ family cysteine cluster protein: MPHPCLSCGACCAHFRVSFHWSETDPALGGPVPVALTEPLRTHERAMRGTSQARPRCIALDAQIGRYSRCTIHPQRPSACRDVEAAWESGRPSPQCDRARVAHGLPPLTMDAWAGIGQVQGDPLPA; encoded by the coding sequence ATGCCCCATCCCTGCCTGAGCTGCGGCGCCTGCTGCGCCCATTTCCGCGTGAGCTTCCACTGGAGCGAAACCGATCCCGCGCTGGGGGGACCGGTGCCGGTCGCGCTGACCGAACCGCTGCGCACCCATGAGCGCGCCATGCGCGGCACGTCGCAGGCGCGACCGCGTTGCATCGCGTTGGATGCGCAGATCGGCCGTTATTCGCGCTGCACCATCCATCCACAGCGGCCGAGCGCGTGCCGCGACGTGGAAGCGGCCTGGGAATCCGGCCGGCCCAGCCCGCAGTGCGACCGGGCGCGCGTGGCGCACGGTTTGCCGCCGCTGACCATGGACGCATGGGCGGGCATCGGCCAGGTGCAGGGCGATCCGTTGCCGGCATAG
- a CDS encoding pseudouridine synthase — protein MRLPVLYEDAWLAVVDKPAGLMVHDSALAADETDFAADRLRGQFGRPIHLVHRLDRATSGCLLVAFDRDSASALGKAVMAQQLDKRYLAVCRGWPEDAFTIDHPLDGGPGKPQKKPAVTRFRRLATGELPVPSAGFPTSRYALLECEPLTGRFRQIRRHLKHASHHLVGDTSHGDGRHNREFRMRGVHRMLLHAWVLGFPHPQDGRLLRVQAPLDDEYAKALGLFGWQLPPVL, from the coding sequence ATGCGGTTGCCGGTACTGTACGAGGATGCGTGGCTGGCGGTGGTCGACAAGCCGGCGGGGTTGATGGTGCACGACAGCGCGCTGGCGGCCGACGAGACCGACTTCGCCGCCGACCGCCTGCGCGGGCAGTTCGGCCGGCCGATCCACCTGGTGCACCGCCTCGACCGCGCCACCAGCGGCTGCCTGCTGGTGGCGTTCGACCGCGACAGCGCCTCGGCGCTGGGCAAGGCAGTGATGGCGCAGCAGCTGGACAAGCGCTACCTGGCCGTGTGCCGCGGCTGGCCGGAGGACGCCTTCACCATCGACCATCCGCTCGACGGCGGGCCGGGCAAGCCGCAGAAGAAGCCGGCGGTGACCCGTTTCCGGCGCCTGGCCACCGGTGAACTGCCGGTGCCGTCGGCCGGCTTCCCGACGTCGCGTTACGCGCTGCTGGAGTGCGAGCCATTGACCGGCCGCTTCCGCCAGATCCGCCGCCACCTCAAGCACGCCTCGCACCACCTGGTCGGCGACACCAGCCATGGCGACGGCCGCCACAACCGCGAGTTCCGCATGCGCGGCGTGCACCGGATGCTGCTGCATGCCTGGGTGCTGGGTTTCCCGCATCCGCAGGACGGCCGCCTGCTGCGGGTGCAGGCGCCGCTGGATGACGAGTACGCGAAGGCGCTGGGCCTGTTCGGCTGGCAGTTGCCTCCGGTCCTGTAG
- a CDS encoding M16 family metallopeptidase, producing the protein MIPSHKAILAFALAFSLALPGISVAQAPALPKGVAAGPSIEGISEFTLANGLRVLLFPDPTKPTVTVNLTYGVGSVHENYGQTGMAHLLEHLLFKGTPTHDDISGEMKRRGIAFNATTSLDRTNYFASFPAGAENLDWVLRMEADRMLNSRVAKADLDSEMAVVRNELEAGENNPAGVLMQRLRSTAYLWHNYGHTTIGARSDVEGIDIGQLQDFYRTWYRPDNATLVIAGRIDPAEVLGKVQAAFGPLKNPKAPLPRFPTVEPAQDGEREVTVRRTGDINLVAAAYHIPARTHADSAALAVLANVLGYTPGGRLHRALVEPRIAAGAGASAEARADAGLFTAVAVQPRDGDAAKMEQVLLAQLEQVAKEPVTAEEVAQAQQRIANSYDLYFTDVNAVGMGLSEFVAAGDWRLLFTSRDAIAQVTAEDVNRVAAQYLRSSNRTLGRFVPTDAPDRVEVPAAPAAAQVVAGYTGRAAVEAGEHFEPTPANIEARTERFTLGDGLKVALLPKRTRGGTVSVTGSFRFGDAASLAGRDTAAGLTGAMLMRGSKQLSRVQIDQKLEALQTKGGVGGGLQGASLSLLSRREHLPEALALMASLLREPAFPQDEFEQLRLQAVTGLEASRREPGSIAGQALSLHFDPWPAGHPLHVRTLDESLAALRALGHEDLVAFHRDFYGTAQGEIAIVGDFDPAAVRKQLEELFADWKTARAYAPIATRHAAVAVAEQRLPAPDKPNAVFLARHNVALRVTDEDYPALVVANRVFGGGALKSRLGDRIRQREGLSYGVSSAIRADDSLDGQDDAGSFSIQAIAAPQNIDKVEAAVREELAKLAADGITAEELRDAVSGLLTEREQARANDAQVASMLQDQLFFGRTMQFTADLDEKYRTLTLEQVNAAIRRHLDPAKLSVFAAGDFAAAATGQ; encoded by the coding sequence ATGATCCCCAGCCACAAGGCAATTCTCGCATTCGCCCTGGCATTCTCACTCGCCCTGCCCGGCATTTCCGTCGCGCAGGCACCCGCGCTGCCGAAGGGCGTGGCCGCCGGTCCGAGCATCGAGGGCATCAGCGAGTTCACCCTGGCCAACGGCCTGCGCGTGCTGCTGTTCCCCGATCCGACCAAGCCCACCGTCACCGTCAACCTGACCTACGGCGTGGGCTCGGTGCACGAGAACTATGGCCAGACCGGCATGGCCCACCTGCTCGAGCACCTGCTGTTCAAGGGCACGCCGACCCACGACGACATCAGCGGCGAGATGAAGCGCCGCGGCATCGCCTTCAACGCCACCACTTCGCTGGACCGCACCAACTATTTCGCCTCGTTCCCCGCCGGCGCGGAGAACCTGGACTGGGTGCTGCGCATGGAGGCCGACCGCATGCTCAACTCGCGGGTCGCCAAGGCCGACCTGGACAGCGAGATGGCCGTGGTCCGCAACGAGCTGGAGGCCGGCGAGAACAATCCGGCCGGCGTGCTGATGCAGCGCCTGCGCTCGACCGCCTACCTCTGGCACAACTACGGCCACACCACGATCGGCGCGCGCTCGGACGTGGAAGGCATCGACATCGGCCAGCTGCAGGACTTCTACCGGACCTGGTACCGGCCGGACAACGCGACCCTGGTGATCGCCGGCCGCATCGACCCGGCCGAAGTGCTGGGCAAGGTGCAGGCCGCGTTCGGTCCGCTGAAGAACCCGAAGGCGCCGCTGCCGCGCTTCCCGACCGTGGAGCCGGCGCAGGACGGCGAGCGCGAGGTCACCGTGCGCCGCACCGGCGACATCAACCTGGTCGCGGCCGCCTACCACATCCCGGCGCGCACCCACGCCGACAGCGCGGCGCTGGCGGTGCTGGCCAACGTGCTCGGCTACACCCCGGGCGGGCGCCTGCACCGGGCCCTGGTCGAACCGCGGATCGCGGCCGGCGCCGGCGCCAGTGCCGAGGCGCGCGCCGACGCCGGGCTGTTCACCGCGGTGGCGGTGCAGCCGCGCGACGGCGACGCGGCGAAGATGGAACAAGTCCTACTGGCGCAGCTGGAACAGGTGGCCAAGGAACCGGTCACCGCCGAGGAAGTGGCGCAGGCGCAGCAGCGCATCGCCAACTCCTACGACCTGTACTTCACCGACGTCAACGCGGTGGGCATGGGCCTGTCGGAGTTCGTCGCCGCCGGCGACTGGCGGCTGCTGTTCACCAGCCGCGACGCGATCGCCCAGGTCACCGCCGAGGACGTCAACCGCGTCGCCGCGCAGTACCTGCGCTCGAGCAACCGCACCCTGGGCCGCTTCGTGCCGACCGACGCGCCCGACCGGGTCGAGGTACCGGCCGCGCCGGCGGCGGCACAGGTCGTGGCCGGCTACACCGGCCGCGCCGCGGTGGAGGCCGGCGAGCACTTCGAGCCGACGCCGGCGAACATCGAAGCGCGCACCGAGCGCTTCACCCTCGGCGACGGGCTGAAAGTGGCGCTGCTGCCCAAGCGCACCCGCGGCGGCACCGTGTCGGTGACCGGCAGCTTCCGCTTCGGCGACGCGGCCTCGCTTGCCGGCCGCGACACCGCCGCGGGCCTGACCGGCGCGATGCTGATGCGCGGCTCGAAACAGCTGAGCCGGGTGCAGATCGACCAGAAGCTGGAGGCGCTGCAGACCAAGGGCGGCGTCGGCGGCGGCCTGCAGGGCGCCTCGCTGTCCCTGCTCAGCCGCCGCGAGCACCTGCCCGAAGCGCTGGCGTTGATGGCTTCGCTGCTGCGCGAGCCGGCGTTCCCGCAGGACGAGTTCGAGCAGCTCAGGCTGCAGGCGGTCACCGGCCTGGAAGCCTCGCGCAGGGAGCCCGGTTCGATTGCCGGACAGGCACTGTCGCTGCACTTCGACCCGTGGCCGGCCGGCCATCCGCTGCACGTGCGTACCCTGGACGAGTCGCTGGCCGCGCTGCGCGCGCTCGGGCACGAGGACCTGGTCGCGTTCCATCGCGACTTCTACGGCACCGCGCAGGGCGAGATCGCCATCGTCGGCGACTTCGATCCTGCGGCGGTGAGGAAGCAGCTGGAGGAACTGTTCGCCGACTGGAAGACCGCGCGCGCCTATGCGCCGATCGCCACGCGCCACGCCGCGGTGGCGGTGGCGGAGCAGCGCCTGCCCGCGCCGGACAAGCCGAACGCGGTGTTCCTGGCCCGCCACAACGTGGCCCTGCGCGTCACCGACGAGGACTACCCGGCGCTGGTGGTGGCCAACCGGGTGTTCGGCGGCGGCGCGCTGAAGTCGCGGCTGGGCGACCGCATCCGCCAGCGGGAGGGCCTGAGCTATGGCGTATCCAGCGCGATCCGCGCCGACGACAGCCTCGACGGCCAGGACGACGCCGGCAGCTTCTCGATCCAGGCCATCGCCGCGCCGCAGAACATCGACAAGGTCGAGGCGGCGGTGCGCGAGGAACTGGCGAAGCTGGCCGCCGACGGCATCACCGCCGAGGAATTGCGCGACGCGGTATCCGGCCTGCTGACCGAACGCGAGCAGGCCCGCGCCAACGACGCGCAGGTGGCCAGCATGCTGCAGGACCAGCTGTTCTTCGGCCGCACCATGCAGTTCACCGCCGACCTGGACGAGAAGTACCGCACGCTGACGCTGGAGCAGGTCAACGCCGCGATCCGCAGGCACCTGGATCCGGCCAAGTTGAGCGTGTTCGCCGCCGGTGATTTCGCGGCAGCGGCGACCGGGCAGTAA
- the arfB gene encoding alternative ribosome rescue aminoacyl-tRNA hydrolase ArfB → MPADPLTISPGLAIPESEIAERFVRASGAGGQNVNKVSSAVELRFDVANSPSLPDALRARLLARRDRRLTDEGVLVIDAQRFRTQDRNRQDARERLAAFIAAGLSVPKRRIETKPTRASKQRRLEGKRERSQIKRGRSTRSWD, encoded by the coding sequence ATGCCCGCCGATCCACTCACCATCAGCCCCGGCCTGGCGATCCCGGAGTCGGAGATCGCCGAGCGCTTCGTGCGCGCCAGCGGCGCCGGCGGGCAGAACGTCAACAAGGTCTCCAGCGCGGTGGAGCTGCGCTTCGACGTCGCCAACTCGCCCTCGCTGCCGGACGCGCTGCGCGCGCGCCTGCTGGCCCGGCGCGACCGCCGCCTCACCGACGAAGGCGTGCTGGTGATCGACGCGCAGCGCTTCCGCACCCAGGACCGCAACCGCCAGGACGCGCGCGAGCGCCTGGCCGCGTTCATCGCCGCCGGCCTGTCGGTGCCCAAGCGCCGGATCGAGACCAAGCCGACCCGAGCCTCGAAGCAGCGCCGCCTGGAAGGCAAGCGCGAGCGCAGCCAGATCAAGCGCGGCCGCAGCACGCGGAGCTGGGACTGA
- a CDS encoding ubiquinone biosynthesis accessory factor UbiJ — MPTPFAALKPLAGRALEAALNHAVALDPDTRTALASLDGRRVSLTLESPPLALEIGVHGGYLQVGPPLHEADLAVRGSVGGLLGQLPFLAGARGKGRLHVSGDAELAQRLQRLAAGFDPDWQQPFVNAFGEVIGVQIANAAAAALRDARAAAVGLARSGAEYVTEESRDVVARAELGAFHDDVDTLRDDVERVAARIARLRQTEAAP; from the coding sequence ATGCCGACTCCCTTCGCAGCCCTCAAGCCGCTGGCCGGACGCGCCCTGGAAGCGGCGCTCAACCATGCCGTGGCGCTGGACCCCGATACGCGCACCGCGCTGGCATCGCTGGACGGCCGCCGCGTGTCGCTGACGCTCGAGTCGCCGCCGCTGGCGCTGGAGATCGGCGTGCACGGCGGCTACCTGCAGGTGGGCCCGCCGCTGCACGAGGCGGACCTGGCCGTGCGCGGCAGCGTCGGTGGCCTGCTCGGGCAGCTGCCGTTCCTCGCCGGCGCGCGCGGCAAGGGCCGCCTGCACGTGTCCGGCGACGCGGAACTGGCGCAGCGCCTGCAGCGGCTGGCCGCCGGGTTCGACCCGGACTGGCAGCAGCCCTTCGTAAACGCCTTCGGCGAGGTGATCGGGGTGCAGATCGCCAACGCCGCCGCCGCGGCGCTGCGCGACGCGCGCGCGGCAGCCGTGGGCCTGGCCCGGTCGGGCGCCGAATACGTCACCGAGGAAAGCCGCGACGTGGTCGCCCGCGCCGAACTGGGCGCATTCCACGACGACGTCGACACCCTGCGCGACGACGTCGAACGCGTCGCCGCGCGCATCGCCCGCCTGCGGCAAACCGAGGCTGCCCCGTGA
- the ubiB gene encoding ubiquinone biosynthesis regulatory protein kinase UbiB gives MRAALRAWRIGRVVLRYRLDELLDDTPAERWLRLGKPFVPRAPAQVASLPRGARLRLALQELGPIFVKFGQILSTRRDLVPLDIAEELTLLQDQVAPFDGDAARAIVEQALGRPVGEAFAAFDTVPLASASVAQVHAARLHGGREVVVKVLRPAVEKQIASDIALLRSLAALVDRTHPNADKIRPQLVVDEIQATLAAELDLQREGANASVMRRLWADSPDLYVPEVIWTHTAERALTMERVSGIPSDDIAALDAAGIDRSRLAAKGVRVFYTQVFRDNFFHADAHAGNIWVDDDPARREDPRFVVLDFGIVGQLSAQDQYYLAENFMAIFRKDYRRIAELHVEAGWMPATVRIDELEAAARAVCEPYFTRPLSEISLAEVLAKLFRTAQRYQLTLQPQLILLQKTLLNIEGVGRQLDPKLDIWAVAQPVLERILRERYSPRRLLREFSKRAPELVTRAPEMPRLLHAWLEQQVEGCHEMGIRSQELAELARTLQTLQRRSVAAILGSGLLLVAAVLYALEAGGPRLLGVPLSAWIAGIGGLWAILAALPRR, from the coding sequence GTGAGGGCCGCGCTGCGTGCATGGCGCATCGGCCGGGTGGTCCTGCGCTATCGCCTGGACGAACTGCTCGACGACACCCCGGCCGAACGCTGGCTGCGCCTGGGCAAGCCGTTCGTGCCGCGCGCGCCTGCGCAGGTGGCGTCGCTGCCGCGCGGCGCGCGCCTGCGCCTGGCGCTGCAGGAACTGGGGCCGATCTTCGTCAAGTTCGGGCAGATCCTGTCCACCCGCCGCGACCTGGTACCGCTGGACATCGCCGAAGAGCTGACGCTGCTGCAGGACCAGGTGGCGCCGTTCGACGGCGACGCCGCGCGCGCGATCGTCGAACAGGCGCTCGGCCGCCCGGTGGGCGAGGCCTTCGCCGCGTTCGACACCGTGCCGCTGGCCTCGGCCTCGGTCGCGCAGGTGCACGCCGCGCGCCTGCACGGTGGCCGCGAGGTGGTGGTCAAGGTGCTGCGGCCGGCGGTCGAGAAGCAGATCGCCTCGGACATCGCCCTGCTGCGCTCGCTGGCCGCGCTGGTCGACCGCACCCATCCCAACGCCGACAAGATCCGCCCGCAGCTGGTGGTCGACGAGATCCAGGCGACCCTGGCCGCCGAGCTGGACCTGCAGCGCGAGGGCGCCAACGCCAGCGTCATGCGCCGGCTGTGGGCCGACTCGCCGGACCTGTACGTGCCGGAAGTGATCTGGACCCACACCGCCGAGCGCGCGCTGACCATGGAGCGGGTCAGCGGCATCCCGTCGGACGACATCGCAGCACTGGATGCGGCCGGGATCGACCGTAGCAGGCTGGCGGCCAAGGGCGTGCGCGTGTTCTACACCCAGGTGTTCCGCGACAACTTCTTCCACGCCGACGCGCACGCCGGCAACATCTGGGTCGACGACGACCCGGCCCGCCGCGAGGACCCGCGCTTCGTGGTGCTCGACTTCGGCATCGTCGGCCAGCTCTCGGCGCAGGACCAGTACTACCTGGCCGAGAACTTCATGGCGATCTTCCGCAAGGACTACCGCCGCATCGCCGAACTGCACGTGGAGGCCGGCTGGATGCCGGCGACGGTGCGGATCGACGAGCTGGAGGCCGCCGCGCGCGCGGTGTGCGAACCCTACTTCACCCGGCCGCTGAGCGAGATCTCGCTGGCCGAAGTGCTGGCCAAGCTGTTCCGCACCGCCCAGCGCTACCAGCTGACCCTGCAGCCGCAGCTGATCCTGCTGCAGAAGACCCTGCTCAACATCGAGGGTGTCGGCCGCCAGCTCGACCCGAAACTGGACATCTGGGCGGTGGCGCAGCCGGTGCTCGAACGGATCCTGCGCGAGCGCTACAGCCCGCGCCGGCTGCTGCGCGAGTTCAGCAAGCGCGCGCCGGAACTGGTGACCCGCGCGCCGGAGATGCCGCGGCTGCTGCACGCCTGGCTGGAGCAGCAGGTCGAGGGTTGCCACGAGATGGGCATCCGTTCGCAGGAACTGGCCGAGCTGGCGCGCACGCTGCAGACCCTGCAGCGCCGCTCGGTCGCGGCGATCCTCGGCAGCGGCCTGCTGCTGGTGGCCGCGGTGCTGTACGCGCTGGAAGCCGGCGGCCCGCGCCTGCTGGGGGTGCCGCTGTCGGCGTGGATCGCCGGGATCGGCGGCCTGTGGGCGATCCTGGCGGCGCTGCCGCGGCGCTGA
- a CDS encoding alpha/beta fold hydrolase translates to MHYLDEGPRDGEVVVMLHGNPSWSYYWRTLVAGLSDRYRCIVPDHVGMGLSDKPDDYLASSPRYDYTLQSRVDDLEALLRHAGVDDATPVTLAVHDWGGMIGFGWALAHAAQVKRLVILNTAAFPMPPAKAMPWQIALGRDYFVGEVVIRAFNAFSAGASYQGVERKMPAGVRRAYVAPYDSWKNRIATIRFMQDIPLSPKDKAWPLLEAAGKALPSFADRPAFIGWGLKDFVFDQHFLERFRADLPQAEVHAFEDAGHYVLEDKHEVLVPAIRAFLDRHPL, encoded by the coding sequence ATGCACTACCTGGACGAGGGCCCGCGCGACGGCGAGGTCGTGGTCATGCTGCACGGCAACCCGTCGTGGAGCTACTACTGGCGCACGCTGGTGGCGGGGCTCAGCGACAGGTACCGCTGCATCGTCCCCGACCACGTCGGCATGGGCCTGTCGGACAAGCCGGACGACTACCTGGCCTCCTCGCCGCGCTACGACTACACCCTGCAGTCGCGGGTGGACGACCTGGAGGCGCTGCTGCGCCACGCCGGCGTCGATGACGCCACGCCGGTGACCCTGGCCGTGCACGACTGGGGCGGGATGATCGGCTTCGGCTGGGCGCTGGCGCACGCCGCGCAGGTCAAGCGCCTGGTGATCCTCAACACCGCCGCGTTCCCGATGCCGCCAGCCAAGGCCATGCCCTGGCAGATCGCGCTGGGCCGCGACTATTTCGTCGGCGAGGTGGTGATCCGCGCGTTCAACGCCTTCTCCGCCGGCGCCTCGTATCAGGGCGTGGAGCGGAAGATGCCGGCCGGGGTGCGCCGCGCCTACGTGGCGCCGTACGACTCCTGGAAGAACCGGATCGCCACCATCCGCTTCATGCAGGACATCCCGCTCTCGCCGAAGGACAAGGCGTGGCCGCTGCTGGAGGCGGCCGGAAAGGCGCTGCCTTCGTTCGCCGACCGGCCGGCCTTCATCGGCTGGGGCCTGAAGGACTTCGTGTTCGACCAGCACTTCCTGGAGCGCTTCCGCGCCGACCTGCCGCAGGCCGAAGTGCACGCGTTCGAGGACGCTGGGCACTACGTGCTGGAAGACAAGCACGAGGTGCTCGTGCCCGCGATCCGCGCCTTCCTAGACCGCCATCCCCTGTAG
- the oleD gene encoding 2-alkyl-3-oxoalkanoate reductase, whose product MKILVTGGGGFLGQALCRGLRERGHEVVSFQRRHSPELAALGVGQVRGDLADAHAVMHAAAGAEAVFHNAAKAGAWGSYDSYFQANVAGTRNVLAACRAHGIGRLVYTSTPSVTHRATHPVEGLGADDVPYGEDFQAPYAATKAIAEQDVLAASDASLAVVALRPRLIWGPGDAQILPRLVERSRAGRLRIVGSGDNLVDTTYIDNAAQAHFDAFEHLAPGAACAGKAYFISNGEPKPMREVLNALLAAAGAPPVHKQLSFKAAYRIGAVCEALWPLLRLRGEPPMTRFLAEQLSTTHWYSMEPARRDFGYVPRVSFDEGITRLKASLRATDALT is encoded by the coding sequence ATGAAGATCCTGGTCACCGGTGGCGGCGGTTTCCTTGGCCAGGCCCTGTGCCGCGGCCTGCGCGAGCGCGGGCACGAAGTGGTGAGCTTCCAGCGGCGGCACTCGCCGGAACTGGCGGCGCTGGGGGTGGGCCAGGTCCGCGGTGACCTGGCCGACGCGCACGCGGTGATGCACGCGGCCGCCGGTGCCGAGGCGGTATTCCACAACGCGGCCAAGGCCGGCGCCTGGGGCAGCTACGACAGCTACTTCCAGGCCAACGTGGCCGGCACCCGCAACGTGCTGGCCGCCTGCCGCGCGCACGGCATCGGCCGCCTGGTCTACACCTCCACGCCGAGCGTGACCCACCGCGCCACGCATCCGGTCGAAGGCCTGGGCGCCGACGACGTGCCCTACGGCGAGGACTTCCAGGCGCCCTACGCGGCGACCAAGGCGATCGCCGAGCAGGACGTGCTGGCCGCCAGCGACGCGTCGCTGGCGGTGGTCGCGCTGCGCCCGCGCCTGATCTGGGGCCCGGGCGACGCGCAGATCCTGCCGCGCCTGGTCGAGCGCTCGCGCGCCGGCCGCCTGCGCATCGTCGGCAGCGGCGACAACCTGGTCGACACCACCTACATCGACAACGCCGCGCAGGCGCACTTCGACGCCTTCGAGCACCTGGCGCCGGGCGCGGCCTGCGCCGGCAAGGCCTACTTCATTTCCAACGGCGAGCCGAAGCCGATGCGCGAGGTGCTCAACGCGTTGCTGGCCGCCGCCGGCGCGCCGCCGGTGCACAAGCAGCTCTCGTTCAAGGCCGCCTACCGCATCGGCGCGGTGTGCGAGGCGCTGTGGCCGCTGCTGCGCCTGCGCGGCGAGCCACCGATGACGCGTTTCCTGGCCGAGCAGCTCAGCACCACCCACTGGTACAGCATGGAGCCGGCGCGGCGCGACTTCGGCTACGTGCCACGGGTGTCCTTTGACGAGGGGATCACGAGGCTGAAGGCTTCCCTGCGGGCTACCGACGCCCTCACCTGA
- the oleC gene encoding olefin beta-lactone synthetase gives MTSSPCNIAAALPRLAAERPDQPAIRCPGRRGAGGGLAAYDVVLDYRALDARSDAIAAGLARHGIGRGVRTVVMVRPSPEFFLLMFALFKAGAVPVLVDPGIDRRALKQCLAEAQAEAFVGIPLAHVARRVLGWAKSARTLVTVGRRWAWGGTTLAQVERAGAGAGPQLADTAPDEVAAIVFTSGSTGVPKGVVYRHRHFVAQIELMRQAFGIEPGGVDLPTFPPFALFDPALGLTSVIPDMDPTRPARADPVRLHDAIARFGATQLFGSPALMRVLADHGRPLPTLRRVTSAGAPVPPEVVEKIRTLLADEAQFWTPYGATECLPVAVIEGRELQATRAATEAGAGTCVGRPVPPNQVRIIAVDDAPIADWSGVRELAPGEVGEITVAGPTATDSYFNREAATRAAKIREVPDDGGERVVHRMGDVGYFDREGRLWFCGRKTQRVETADGPLHTEQVEPVFNVHPQVRRTALVGVGARGTQRPVLCVELEQDVPAGEFPRIETELRAIGTRHPHTARIDAFLRHPGFPVDIRHNAKIGREKLAEWASSRLGGNA, from the coding sequence ATGACTTCCAGCCCCTGCAACATCGCCGCGGCGCTGCCGCGACTGGCCGCCGAGCGTCCCGACCAGCCCGCGATCCGCTGCCCCGGCCGGCGCGGCGCCGGCGGCGGCCTGGCCGCCTACGACGTGGTCCTGGACTATCGCGCGCTGGACGCGCGCAGCGACGCGATCGCCGCCGGCCTGGCCCGGCACGGCATCGGCCGCGGCGTGCGCACCGTAGTTATGGTGCGGCCCTCGCCGGAGTTCTTCCTGCTGATGTTCGCCCTGTTCAAGGCCGGCGCGGTGCCGGTGCTGGTCGACCCGGGCATCGACCGGCGCGCGCTGAAACAGTGCCTGGCCGAGGCCCAGGCCGAGGCCTTCGTCGGCATCCCGCTGGCACACGTGGCGCGGCGGGTGCTGGGCTGGGCGAAGTCGGCGCGGACGCTGGTCACCGTCGGCCGCCGCTGGGCCTGGGGCGGAACCACGCTGGCGCAGGTCGAGCGCGCCGGCGCCGGCGCCGGGCCGCAGCTGGCCGACACCGCCCCGGACGAGGTCGCGGCGATCGTCTTCACCAGCGGCTCGACCGGCGTGCCCAAGGGCGTGGTCTACCGCCACCGCCATTTCGTCGCCCAGATCGAGCTGATGCGCCAGGCCTTCGGAATCGAGCCGGGTGGGGTGGACCTGCCGACCTTCCCGCCGTTCGCGTTGTTCGATCCGGCGCTGGGCCTGACCTCGGTGATCCCGGACATGGATCCGACCCGGCCGGCCAGGGCCGATCCGGTGCGCCTGCACGACGCCATCGCCCGCTTCGGAGCGACCCAGCTGTTCGGCTCGCCGGCGCTGATGCGGGTGCTGGCCGACCACGGGCGGCCGCTGCCGACCCTGCGCCGGGTGACCTCGGCCGGCGCGCCGGTGCCGCCGGAAGTGGTGGAGAAGATCCGCACCCTGCTCGCCGACGAGGCGCAGTTCTGGACCCCCTACGGCGCCACCGAGTGCCTGCCGGTGGCGGTGATCGAGGGCCGCGAACTGCAGGCCACGCGTGCGGCGACCGAGGCCGGCGCCGGCACCTGCGTCGGCCGGCCGGTGCCGCCGAACCAGGTGCGGATCATCGCCGTCGACGACGCGCCGATCGCCGACTGGTCCGGGGTGCGCGAGCTGGCGCCGGGCGAGGTCGGCGAGATCACCGTGGCCGGGCCGACCGCCACCGACAGCTATTTCAATCGCGAGGCGGCCACCCGCGCGGCCAAGATCCGCGAGGTGCCGGACGATGGCGGCGAACGCGTCGTGCACCGCATGGGTGACGTCGGCTACTTCGACCGCGAGGGCCGGCTGTGGTTCTGCGGGCGCAAGACCCAGCGCGTGGAAACGGCCGACGGCCCGCTGCACACCGAGCAGGTCGAGCCGGTGTTCAACGTGCATCCGCAGGTGCGGCGCACCGCGCTGGTCGGCGTCGGTGCGCGCGGCACGCAGCGGCCAGTGCTGTGCGTGGAACTGGAGCAGGACGTGCCTGCCGGCGAGTTCCCGCGGATCGAGACCGAATTGCGCGCCATCGGCACGCGCCATCCGCACACCGCGCGCATCGACGCGTTCCTGCGGCATCCGGGCTTCCCGGTCGACATCCGCCACAACGCCAAGATCGGCCGCGAGAAGCTGGCCGAGTGGGCAAGCTCGCGCCTCGGAGGCAACGCATGA
- a CDS encoding DUF1328 domain-containing protein: protein MLHYAVVFFVIAVIAALLGFSGIAGAATNIAWILFVVFLVLGAISLLRGRKV, encoded by the coding sequence ATGCTGCACTACGCCGTCGTCTTCTTCGTCATCGCCGTCATCGCCGCGCTGCTGGGTTTCAGCGGCATCGCCGGTGCCGCCACCAACATCGCCTGGATCCTGTTCGTCGTGTTCCTGGTCCTGGGTGCGATCTCGCTGCTGCGCGGCCGCAAGGTATAG